From Novosphingobium decolorationis, one genomic window encodes:
- a CDS encoding M61 family metallopeptidase, translating to MKYHTALVSLSALLFASSALNAQDASRSTPMAPDLPPAMPAAQDVDYAGTVSLDIDATDVARGVYSVTQVFPVAAGTKDLILMQPGWLPGNHSETGPYSLLANFHFYADGKEIPWVRDTVAVNAFHLALPEGTKAVTASFVHTSPVRTNEGRITMTREMLNLQWEKMSLYPAGYYTRRIPYKTTVKVPAGWDVFTALDGKVRSGDTLTWDVTDYQRLVDSPIFAGKYAQSWDLGHDVTMNAVADKPELLGIAPEHMEYYRHLVDEALATFGARHFDTYDFLLALTDRMGGIGLEHHRSSENQYEPKAFIDWDAMDWDHNVIAHEFVHSWNGKYRRPADLWTPDYQQPMQNTLMWVYEGQTQFWGYILAARSGVQSKQTVLDQFAVAAAKYLEGTPGRSWRSVEDTTHAPQLARRRPLPFVSLTRSEDYYVEGALTWLEADQIIRRGTKGKKGLDDFAKAFFGMRDGDWGELTYDFDEVVETLNGVYAYDWADFLKTRLYKTNQPAPMRGIEMAGYKLVWKEEPNSYEKGRGGYSNSLNLTYSLGVGLGADGTVGAALWDSPAFDAGLVNGSQIVAVNGESYSADTIKKAITAAKTGNAAADKPIELLVKRGDHYETVAIDYHEGLRFPWLESTTPGKENGFDRLLDARTR from the coding sequence ATGAAGTATCATACCGCGCTCGTCTCGCTCTCCGCTCTCCTTTTCGCCTCCTCGGCCCTCAACGCCCAGGACGCGTCCCGCTCCACGCCGATGGCACCGGACCTTCCTCCCGCGATGCCCGCGGCGCAGGATGTCGACTATGCCGGCACCGTCTCGCTCGACATCGACGCGACCGATGTGGCGCGCGGCGTCTACTCGGTCACGCAGGTCTTCCCGGTCGCGGCCGGAACGAAGGACCTGATCCTTATGCAGCCGGGCTGGCTGCCGGGCAACCACTCCGAGACCGGACCTTATTCGCTGCTGGCGAACTTCCACTTCTACGCCGATGGCAAGGAAATCCCCTGGGTGCGCGACACGGTGGCGGTGAACGCCTTCCACCTCGCGCTGCCCGAAGGCACCAAGGCGGTGACCGCCAGCTTCGTCCACACCTCGCCCGTGCGCACGAACGAGGGGCGCATCACCATGACGCGCGAGATGCTCAACCTGCAGTGGGAGAAGATGAGCCTCTACCCGGCAGGCTATTACACCCGCCGCATTCCCTACAAGACGACCGTCAAGGTGCCGGCAGGCTGGGACGTCTTCACCGCGCTCGACGGCAAGGTGCGCAGCGGCGACACGCTGACCTGGGACGTCACCGACTACCAGCGCCTCGTCGATTCGCCGATCTTTGCGGGCAAGTACGCGCAGAGCTGGGATCTGGGCCACGACGTCACCATGAACGCGGTCGCCGACAAGCCCGAACTGCTGGGCATCGCGCCCGAGCACATGGAGTACTATCGCCATCTCGTCGACGAGGCGCTGGCGACCTTCGGTGCCCGCCACTTCGACACGTACGATTTCCTCCTCGCGCTGACCGACCGCATGGGCGGTATCGGGCTTGAGCACCACCGTTCGAGCGAGAACCAGTACGAGCCCAAGGCCTTCATCGACTGGGACGCGATGGACTGGGATCACAACGTGATCGCGCACGAATTCGTGCACAGCTGGAACGGCAAGTACCGCCGTCCCGCCGACCTGTGGACGCCCGATTACCAGCAGCCCATGCAGAACACGCTGATGTGGGTCTACGAAGGCCAGACCCAGTTCTGGGGCTATATCCTGGCCGCGCGATCGGGCGTGCAGTCCAAGCAGACCGTCCTGGACCAGTTCGCGGTGGCGGCCGCCAAGTACCTTGAAGGTACGCCCGGGCGCAGCTGGCGCTCGGTCGAGGACACCACCCATGCGCCGCAGCTGGCGCGCCGTCGCCCGCTGCCGTTCGTCTCGCTCACCCGCAGCGAGGACTACTACGTGGAAGGTGCGCTGACCTGGCTGGAAGCCGACCAGATCATCCGCCGCGGCACCAAGGGCAAGAAGGGCCTCGACGATTTCGCCAAGGCCTTCTTCGGCATGCGCGACGGTGACTGGGGCGAACTGACGTACGATTTTGACGAAGTGGTCGAGACGCTGAACGGGGTCTACGCCTACGACTGGGCCGACTTCCTGAAGACGCGACTCTACAAGACCAACCAGCCTGCACCGATGCGCGGCATCGAGATGGCCGGTTACAAGCTGGTCTGGAAGGAAGAGCCCAACTCCTACGAGAAGGGCCGCGGCGGCTACTCCAACTCGCTCAACCTCACCTATTCGCTGGGTGTGGGCCTGGGCGCCGATGGCACGGTGGGGGCCGCCTTGTGGGATTCGCCCGCCTTCGATGCCGGGCTTGTCAACGGCAGCCAGATCGTCGCGGTCAACGGCGAGAGCTACAGCGCCGACACGATCAAGAAGGCCATCACCGCGGCCAAGACCGGGAACGCGGCGGCCGACAAGCCGATCGAACTTCTGGTCAAGCGCGGCGATCACTACGAGACGGTGGCGATCGACTACCACGAGGGGCTGCGCTTCCCCTGGTTGGAAAGCACCACGCCGGGCAAGGAAAACGGCTTCGACCGTCTGCTTGACGCCCGCACGCGCTGA
- a CDS encoding WYL domain-containing protein, whose amino-acid sequence MPTAPQTDATNERKLIEAIALKRHIRAEYNGTEMLLAPHRLFSRHDELFLSAFNPNKNWRSEEERRLGHFKLDGLSNLLVTEEVFEPLPDFDPAPPRETDEEVFTVTA is encoded by the coding sequence ATGCCAACCGCACCCCAGACCGACGCCACGAACGAGCGCAAGCTGATCGAGGCCATTGCCCTCAAGCGCCACATCCGCGCCGAGTACAACGGCACCGAAATGCTGCTTGCCCCGCACCGCCTGTTCAGCCGCCACGACGAGCTGTTCCTCAGCGCGTTCAACCCGAACAAGAACTGGCGCAGCGAGGAAGAACGGCGCCTCGGGCACTTCAAACTTGACGGACTTTCCAACCTCCTGGTGACCGAAGAGGTGTTCGAGCCCCTGCCCGATTTCGACCCGGCCCCGCCGCGCGAAACCGACGAGGAAGTCTTCACCGTCACCGCCTGA
- a CDS encoding threonine aldolase family protein produces MQFLSDNAAAVHPSVWKAMQAADAADAPYDNDGLSRALDAAFSQLFGRECAALWVATGTAANCLALSTMVQPHGAVLCHREAHIEMDEGGAPGFFLHGAKLMTVEGDHAKITPEALKAAVAGIRDGVHQVHPHAVSITQASEYGCVYRPDEVAALAFFARGQGLGLHMDGARFANAAAFLDVAPGDIVAGVDALSFGFIKNGAMGAEAVVQFDPEEAEVLRFRRKRAGQLQSKGRFLAAQILAMLEGDLWLANARSANAAAAELAAAAGQRLLHPVEANEVFLTCTAAERAALRQQGFGFYDWGTEAARLVTAWDAKAEDVAALARAIAAL; encoded by the coding sequence ATGCAGTTCCTCTCCGACAATGCCGCCGCCGTCCATCCCTCCGTCTGGAAGGCGATGCAGGCCGCCGATGCCGCCGATGCGCCCTACGACAACGATGGCCTCAGCCGCGCGCTTGACGCGGCGTTCTCCCAGCTTTTCGGGCGCGAGTGTGCCGCGCTCTGGGTGGCGACGGGCACGGCGGCCAACTGCCTGGCGCTGTCCACCATGGTCCAGCCCCACGGCGCGGTGCTGTGCCACCGTGAGGCGCACATCGAGATGGACGAGGGCGGCGCGCCCGGCTTCTTCCTTCACGGCGCCAAGCTGATGACGGTGGAGGGGGATCACGCCAAGATCACGCCCGAGGCGCTGAAGGCTGCGGTCGCGGGCATCCGCGACGGGGTTCACCAGGTCCATCCGCATGCGGTCTCGATCACGCAGGCCAGCGAATACGGCTGCGTCTATCGCCCGGACGAGGTCGCGGCGCTGGCCTTCTTTGCCCGTGGTCAGGGCCTTGGCCTCCACATGGACGGCGCGCGCTTTGCCAACGCGGCGGCGTTCCTGGATGTCGCGCCCGGAGATATCGTCGCGGGCGTCGATGCCTTGAGCTTCGGGTTCATCAAGAACGGCGCGATGGGCGCCGAAGCGGTGGTCCAGTTCGATCCCGAGGAGGCCGAGGTCCTGCGCTTTCGCCGCAAGCGCGCCGGGCAGTTGCAGTCCAAGGGGCGGTTCCTGGCTGCGCAGATCCTCGCCATGCTGGAGGGTGACCTGTGGCTCGCAAACGCGCGCAGCGCCAACGCGGCCGCGGCTGAGCTGGCGGCGGCTGCGGGGCAGCGCCTGCTCCATCCGGTCGAGGCGAACGAGGTGTTCCTGACCTGCACGGCGGCCGAGCGCGCCGCGCTTCGCCAGCAGGGCTTCGGCTTCTACGACTGGGGCACCGAGGCCGCGCGCCTTGTCACCGCCTGGGACGCGAAGGCCGAAGACGTCGCCGCGCTTGCGCGGGCCATCGCCGCCCTCTAG
- the prfA gene encoding peptide chain release factor 1, which translates to MSLSDDRLRQIAHRFGELEARLASGTLEGDAFVAASRDYAELEPVARVAAEVAAMRGELSDLQSMEDSDPEMRALAAEEVARLKGELPERERQLAIAMLPRDSADQRPAMLEIRAGTGGDEAALFAADLYRMYEKYAAEQGWRVEMVSANASDVGGFKEVVANVTGTGVFAKLKFESGVHRVQRVPVTESGGRIHTSAATVAVLPEPTEVDVQIEDKDLKIDIYRASGAGGQHVNTTDSAVRITHLPTDIVVTCQDERSQHKNKAKAMQVLRARLYEKMRDEAQGAEAEARKAMVGSGDRSERIRTYNFPQGRVTDHRINLTLHRLPEVLEGTGLGELIDALIAEDEAKRLAAMDG; encoded by the coding sequence ATGAGCCTGTCCGACGACCGCCTGCGCCAGATCGCGCACCGCTTCGGCGAGCTTGAGGCGCGCCTGGCCTCGGGCACGCTGGAAGGGGACGCCTTTGTCGCGGCCAGCCGCGACTACGCCGAGCTCGAGCCCGTGGCGCGCGTCGCGGCCGAAGTCGCGGCCATGCGCGGCGAACTTTCCGATCTGCAGTCCATGGAGGACAGCGATCCCGAGATGCGCGCTCTGGCCGCCGAGGAAGTGGCGCGCCTAAAGGGGGAACTGCCCGAACGCGAGCGCCAGCTCGCCATTGCCATGCTGCCGCGCGATTCCGCTGACCAACGCCCCGCGATGCTGGAAATCCGCGCGGGCACGGGCGGCGACGAGGCCGCGCTCTTCGCCGCCGACCTCTACCGCATGTACGAGAAGTACGCCGCCGAACAGGGCTGGCGGGTCGAGATGGTGAGCGCGAACGCCAGCGATGTCGGCGGCTTCAAGGAAGTCGTCGCCAACGTCACGGGCACGGGCGTCTTTGCCAAGCTCAAGTTCGAGAGCGGGGTGCACCGCGTGCAGCGCGTTCCCGTCACCGAATCGGGCGGGCGCATCCACACTTCGGCGGCCACCGTCGCGGTCCTGCCCGAACCCACCGAGGTTGATGTCCAGATCGAGGACAAGGACCTCAAGATCGACATCTACCGCGCCAGCGGGGCGGGCGGCCAGCACGTCAACACGACCGATTCGGCCGTGCGCATCACCCACCTTCCGACCGACATTGTCGTCACCTGCCAGGACGAGCGCTCGCAGCACAAGAACAAGGCCAAGGCCATGCAGGTCCTGCGCGCGCGCCTCTACGAGAAGATGCGCGATGAAGCGCAAGGCGCCGAGGCCGAGGCGCGCAAGGCCATGGTCGGCTCGGGCGACCGTTCGGAGCGCATCCGCACCTACAACTTCCCGCAAGGGCGCGTGACCGACCACCGCATCAACCTGACGCTCCACCGCCTGCCCGAAGTGCTGGAAGGCACAGGGCTTGGCGAGCTGATCGACGCGCTCATCGCCGAGGACGAAGCCAAGCGCCTCGCCGCGATGGATGGCTGA
- the prmC gene encoding peptide chain release factor N(5)-glutamine methyltransferase — protein MADVAAALRAATERLSATSDTARLDAEVLMAHALDATRSQLLLHHMRDPEPADFARLVARREAHEPVAYIVGSTDFYGLELAVSPAVLIPRGDSETVIEAARTALEGRPPKRILDLGTGSGALLIAALSLFPEARGLGIDRSGEALAVAAANAARHPQAAGTRAAFRPVDWTQDNWRADLGRFDLVLANPPYVEDDAELDTSVHAFEPAGALFSGPDGLDDYRILVPQLPDLLTPGGLALVEIGYTQAEAVMALGEAVNLSTRLYRDLANRPRVVAFSHVVH, from the coding sequence ATGGCTGATGTCGCGGCCGCGCTGCGCGCGGCAACCGAGCGCCTGTCCGCCACCAGCGACACCGCCCGGCTCGACGCCGAAGTGCTCATGGCGCACGCCCTCGACGCCACGCGCTCGCAGCTGCTCCTGCACCATATGCGTGATCCCGAGCCTGCAGACTTTGCCCGGCTCGTCGCGCGCCGGGAGGCCCATGAGCCAGTCGCCTACATTGTGGGATCGACCGATTTCTATGGCCTGGAACTGGCTGTCTCGCCCGCGGTCCTGATCCCGCGCGGCGACAGCGAGACGGTGATCGAGGCCGCGCGCACGGCGCTCGAAGGTCGTCCCCCAAAGCGCATTCTCGACCTTGGCACCGGCTCGGGCGCACTGTTGATCGCGGCGCTCTCACTGTTTCCCGAGGCCAGGGGGCTGGGCATCGATCGCTCCGGCGAAGCGCTGGCCGTGGCCGCTGCAAACGCCGCGCGCCACCCGCAAGCGGCCGGGACGCGCGCGGCTTTTCGCCCAGTCGACTGGACGCAGGACAACTGGCGCGCGGACCTGGGGCGTTTCGACCTTGTCCTTGCCAACCCGCCCTATGTCGAGGACGACGCCGAGCTTGACACCAGCGTTCATGCCTTCGAGCCTGCGGGCGCGCTGTTCTCCGGCCCCGACGGGCTCGATGATTACCGTATACTCGTGCCCCAGCTGCCCGACCTGCTCACCCCGGGCGGCCTTGCTCTCGTCGAGATCGGCTACACCCAGGCAGAGGCCGTAATGGCCCTGGGGGAAGCGGTAAATCTTTCGACACGACTCTATCGAGATCTGGCAAATCGGCCGCGCGTCGTCGCATTTTCGCACGTTGTCCACTGA
- the hisS gene encoding histidine--tRNA ligase — protein MSKTPQAIRGTQDIFGADAEAFAHVVATFERMRRLYRFHRVEMPVFEKTPVFARSLGETTDVVSKEMYSFDDRGGESLTLRPEFTAGLARAYLTNGWKQYAPLKIATHGPIFRYERPQKGRYRQFHQIDAEVIGAAEPTFDVELLVMADQLLKELGIAGEITLQLNTLGDGESREAWRAALIEYFRDHVAELSEDSQERLERNPLRILDSKDPRDKPFTADAPRIDDFLSSAAQDFFGAVTQGLDAASVRYVRTPSLVRGLDYYRHTAFEFVTDRLGAQGTVLGGGRYDGLLEALGGPATPAVGWAAGIERLAMLVADAGLVPQSQLTCVLAVEDDAALPFAQKAITALRFQGIDAEMIASGSPRKRYDKAVKAGARVIVSFIVKDGVPTANVKTSEPSAESLAVEQVLQQIHP, from the coding sequence ATGAGCAAGACACCACAGGCCATTCGCGGAACCCAGGACATCTTCGGCGCCGACGCCGAAGCGTTCGCCCACGTCGTCGCAACCTTCGAGCGCATGCGCCGCCTGTACCGCTTCCACCGCGTGGAAATGCCGGTCTTCGAGAAGACCCCGGTGTTCGCCCGCTCACTGGGCGAGACGACCGACGTCGTCTCCAAGGAAATGTACTCGTTCGACGATCGTGGCGGCGAATCGCTGACCCTGCGCCCTGAGTTCACCGCCGGCCTGGCGCGCGCCTACCTCACGAACGGATGGAAGCAGTACGCCCCGCTCAAGATCGCGACGCACGGCCCCATCTTCCGCTACGAGCGCCCGCAGAAGGGCCGCTACCGCCAGTTCCACCAGATCGACGCCGAAGTGATCGGCGCGGCCGAGCCCACGTTCGACGTCGAACTCCTCGTCATGGCCGATCAGCTCCTCAAGGAACTGGGCATCGCGGGCGAGATCACGCTTCAGCTCAATACCCTGGGCGATGGCGAAAGCCGCGAAGCCTGGCGCGCCGCGCTGATCGAATACTTCCGCGACCACGTTGCCGAACTGTCCGAAGATTCCCAGGAGCGCCTCGAACGCAACCCGCTGCGCATCCTCGATTCCAAGGACCCGCGCGACAAGCCCTTCACCGCCGATGCGCCCCGGATCGACGACTTCCTGTCGAGCGCCGCACAGGACTTCTTCGGCGCGGTCACGCAGGGGCTCGACGCGGCCTCGGTACGCTATGTGCGCACGCCTTCGCTGGTGCGCGGGCTCGACTACTACCGCCACACCGCCTTTGAATTCGTCACCGACCGCCTCGGCGCGCAGGGGACCGTGCTGGGCGGTGGACGCTACGACGGCCTGCTCGAAGCGCTGGGTGGTCCCGCGACGCCGGCAGTGGGCTGGGCCGCGGGTATCGAGCGCCTTGCCATGCTGGTCGCGGATGCAGGTCTGGTGCCCCAGAGCCAGCTCACCTGCGTGCTCGCGGTCGAGGATGACGCCGCCCTGCCCTTCGCGCAGAAGGCCATCACCGCGCTGCGCTTCCAGGGCATCGATGCCGAGATGATCGCCAGCGGCTCGCCCCGCAAGCGCTACGACAAGGCCGTGAAGGCGGGCGCCCGAGTGATCGTCTCCTTCATCGTGAAGGACGGCGTGCCCACGGCCAACGTCAAGACCTCCGAACCGAGCGCGGAATCGCTCGCGGTCGAGCAGGTTCTCCAGCAGATCCACCCGTGA
- the ppa gene encoding inorganic diphosphatase: protein MRIDMIPVGDNPPESLNVVIEVPVGGEPVKYEFDKESGALYVDRILHTPMRYPANYGFVPHTLSPDGDPLDALVIARSPFIPGCVVRARPIAVLNLEDEHGGDEKLLCVPVDSTFPYYIDVKEKADLPEILLAQIEHFFTHYKDLEKEKWVRVGTWGGAADARQIVLEAIERYEETKAKA from the coding sequence ATGCGCATCGACATGATTCCCGTTGGGGACAATCCGCCGGAAAGTCTCAACGTCGTCATTGAGGTTCCCGTCGGCGGTGAACCCGTGAAGTACGAGTTCGACAAGGAGTCGGGTGCTCTTTACGTCGACCGCATCCTGCACACGCCGATGCGCTACCCGGCCAACTACGGTTTTGTGCCGCACACGCTCTCGCCCGACGGCGACCCGCTCGACGCGCTGGTCATCGCCCGTTCGCCCTTCATCCCGGGCTGCGTCGTGCGCGCGCGTCCGATCGCGGTGCTGAACCTCGAGGACGAGCACGGCGGCGACGAAAAGCTGCTGTGCGTACCGGTCGATTCAACTTTCCCTTACTATATCGACGTAAAGGAAAAGGCAGATCTTCCCGAGATCCTGCTGGCCCAGATCGAGCACTTCTTTACGCACTACAAGGACCTCGAAAAGGAAAAGTGGGTGCGTGTGGGCACCTGGGGCGGCGCAGCCGATGCGCGCCAGATCGTGCTCGAAGCGATCGAACGCTATGAAGAGACGAAGGCCAAGGCCTGA
- a CDS encoding GNAT family N-acetyltransferase: MVGLTITRHETATGGEYRAHPADSEALGQLTWTTQAGNPAVHRADLVLVPSEIGGRGIAGRLVEAMVADARENHFRIEPLCSYVVAAFARHPEWADVKA, encoded by the coding sequence ATGGTCGGCCTCACCATCACCCGCCACGAAACCGCGACCGGGGGCGAATACCGCGCCCATCCCGCCGACAGCGAAGCCCTCGGCCAGCTGACCTGGACCACGCAGGCGGGCAATCCTGCGGTGCACCGTGCGGACCTCGTCCTGGTCCCGTCCGAAATCGGCGGGCGCGGGATTGCAGGACGGCTCGTCGAGGCGATGGTTGCCGACGCGCGCGAAAACCATTTCCGCATCGAGCCCTTGTGCAGCTACGTGGTGGCGGCCTTCGCGCGCCATCCCGAGTGGGCCGACGTGAAGGCCTGA
- a CDS encoding DUF4167 domain-containing protein, which yields MNNNRGNNRRRGRGNNRQQNGQQMNRIDSRARGNAPQLLEKYKKLAHDAMLNGDRVQEEYYHQFADHYFRVIADQKQRQEEARQPRRDDRGQDDGDFSDSYGDNGRDSGRERSRDNPRRGDASSNDTRAGTDGSDASDEGEERGRSVYEPADNPFVRDNRSGTKTRKPRRGKDDARDDSDEASADTGFDSSVLPPSIAISGEESDAEDEAPAEDKPAKRTRAKKAAPTGDKPKTTRTRKTAAKSAPDAESADEATGEDAGEAKPRPRRRTTRKTASNDDTASSAAEAEA from the coding sequence TTGAATAACAATCGTGGTAACAACCGCAGGCGTGGCCGCGGTAACAATCGCCAACAGAACGGCCAGCAGATGAACCGCATCGACAGCCGGGCGCGCGGCAACGCGCCCCAGCTGCTCGAGAAGTACAAGAAGCTGGCCCACGACGCGATGCTCAACGGCGATCGCGTCCAGGAAGAGTACTACCACCAGTTCGCGGACCACTACTTCCGGGTGATCGCGGACCAGAAGCAGCGCCAGGAAGAGGCCCGCCAGCCGCGTCGCGACGATCGCGGCCAGGACGATGGCGACTTCTCGGACAGCTACGGCGACAATGGTCGTGACAGTGGCCGTGAACGCTCGCGCGACAACCCGCGCCGTGGCGACGCCTCCTCGAACGACACCCGCGCCGGCACGGACGGATCGGACGCGTCGGACGAGGGCGAGGAGCGGGGCCGCTCGGTCTACGAACCGGCCGACAACCCCTTCGTGCGCGACAACCGCTCGGGCACCAAGACCCGCAAGCCGCGCCGCGGCAAGGACGATGCCCGCGACGACAGCGACGAGGCGAGTGCCGATACGGGTTTCGATTCCAGCGTCCTTCCGCCCTCGATCGCCATCAGTGGCGAGGAGAGCGACGCGGAAGACGAGGCCCCGGCCGAGGACAAGCCCGCCAAGCGCACCCGCGCCAAGAAGGCCGCTCCGACAGGCGACAAGCCCAAGACCACCCGCACCCGCAAGACGGCCGCCAAGAGCGCGCCCGACGCGGAAAGCGCTGATGAAGCGACCGGTGAAGACGCAGGCGAGGCCAAGCCCCGCCCCCGCCGCCGCACTACCCGCAAGACCGCCTCGAACGACGACACGGCCTCCAGCGCCGCCGAAGCCGAGGCCTGA
- a CDS encoding NAD-dependent succinate-semialdehyde dehydrogenase — protein MAYSDFLKQQCYIDGKWCDADSGATLEVTNPGTGEVMGTVPKMGSDETSRAIDAAEAALPAWRAKTAGERSKILRKLYELMMDAQDDLGELLSREQGKPLAEGKGEIAYGASFIEWFGEEAKRAYGDTIPGHASDRRIVVIKQPVGVVGAITPWNFPNAMITRKLGPALAAGCTMVIKPASATPYSALAIAALCEKAGIPAGVVNVVTGSAGQIGSTLTGSPKVAKITFTGSTEIGRQLLKESADTVKKCSMELGGNAPFLVFDDADVDAAIEGAMISKFRNGGQTCVCTNRFYVQDGVYDEFVEKLAARVKAMKVGYGLDEGTEVGPLVDEKAVAKVEEHLKDAVDGGATVLAGGSRNERGGSYFNPTVVANVKPDMLLAREETFGPLAGVIRFTEEAEAIAMANDTEFGLASYFYASDMSRVWRVAEALEAGMVGINTGLISTEVAPFGGVKQSGLGREGSHYGLDDYMELKYLCMGVKPA, from the coding sequence ATGGCTTATTCCGATTTCCTGAAACAGCAGTGCTATATCGATGGAAAGTGGTGCGATGCGGATTCGGGCGCGACGCTCGAGGTGACCAACCCGGGCACCGGCGAGGTCATGGGCACCGTCCCCAAGATGGGTTCGGACGAGACCAGCCGCGCCATCGACGCCGCCGAAGCCGCGCTTCCGGCCTGGCGCGCCAAGACTGCGGGTGAACGCTCGAAGATCCTGCGCAAGCTCTACGAACTGATGATGGACGCGCAGGATGACCTGGGCGAACTGCTCAGCCGCGAACAGGGCAAGCCGCTCGCCGAAGGCAAGGGCGAGATCGCCTATGGCGCGAGCTTCATCGAATGGTTCGGCGAAGAGGCCAAGCGCGCCTATGGCGACACCATCCCCGGCCACGCCAGCGACCGCCGCATCGTCGTCATCAAGCAGCCGGTCGGCGTTGTCGGCGCGATCACGCCCTGGAACTTTCCCAATGCGATGATCACCCGCAAGCTGGGCCCCGCGCTCGCAGCGGGCTGTACCATGGTCATCAAGCCGGCCTCGGCGACCCCCTACTCCGCGCTCGCCATCGCCGCGCTGTGCGAGAAGGCCGGCATTCCCGCAGGCGTCGTCAACGTGGTGACGGGCAGCGCCGGGCAGATCGGCTCGACCCTGACGGGCAGCCCCAAGGTCGCCAAGATCACCTTCACCGGATCGACCGAGATCGGCCGCCAGCTCCTCAAGGAATCGGCCGACACCGTCAAGAAGTGCTCGATGGAGCTGGGCGGCAACGCGCCCTTCCTCGTCTTCGACGATGCCGACGTCGATGCGGCGATCGAAGGCGCGATGATCTCCAAGTTCCGCAACGGCGGCCAGACCTGCGTGTGCACCAACCGCTTCTACGTCCAGGACGGCGTCTACGACGAATTCGTCGAGAAGCTGGCCGCGCGCGTGAAGGCGATGAAGGTGGGCTATGGCCTCGACGAAGGCACCGAAGTCGGCCCGCTGGTCGATGAAAAGGCCGTCGCCAAGGTCGAGGAGCACCTCAAGGACGCCGTCGACGGCGGCGCGACCGTGCTCGCGGGCGGCTCGCGCAACGAGCGTGGCGGCAGCTACTTCAACCCGACCGTCGTCGCCAACGTGAAGCCCGACATGCTGCTGGCGCGCGAGGAGACCTTCGGCCCGCTCGCCGGGGTCATCCGCTTCACCGAGGAAGCCGAGGCCATCGCCATGGCCAACGACACCGAATTCGGTCTTGCCAGCTACTTCTATGCCTCGGACATGAGCCGCGTGTGGCGCGTCGCCGAAGCGCTCGAAGCGGGCATGGTGGGCATCAACACCGGCCTCATCTCGACCGAAGTTGCCCCCTTCGGCGGCGTCAAGCAGTCGGGCCTGGGCCGCGAAGGCTCGCACTACGGGCTCGATGACTACATGGAGCTGAAGTACCTGTGCATGGGCGTGAAGCCCGCCTGA